In the Brevundimonas sp. LM2 genome, TTGTCATCCCCGCGAAAGCGGGGACGCACTTCGTGAAAGCTCATCGATCATTCCCTTCAAAGCCTTCGCGCGCCGAGCGCGGTCGCACGCGCCAGCATCTGGGCGATCTGCGCCTCGGACCGCAGCAGGGCCGGAGCCCCGCCGTCGACGCTGACATTGACCGTCACGCCCCCGCCGCCGCCCGGCTCGATCGCCCCGGACCCCGCCGGCCGAAATACCTCGGGCCCGCGCTCGCCGACCAGATAGGCCCCGCCGCCCCGCACGCCGCCGCCATCCGCCCGCGCCCCGCCGAACCCCGCCGCGCCCGAGACTGCCCCCGAGACCGCCCTGGCGATCGCCTCGCCCAAGCCGGTGGACCCGCCCACACCAGACCCCGCCGCCCCCAGCACCGCCCGCGCCAGTTCCGAAAGAGACACCTCCCCGTCCGCCGCCGCCCGCGCCAACGACTGGGTCAGACTGGCCCCCGCGCGCGCGAAGGCGTCCTCGATGCTCGCCGCCGCCCGCTCCGCCGGCTCCCGCAACGCCTCCAGCGCCACGGCGGCCTCCGCCGCCCGCATGGGCAAGGTGTCCAAGGGTTCGTCGGTCATCAATTCCCTTTCTCCCTCCCCCTCGGGGGAGGGTGGCTGAGCGCAGCGAAGCCGGGTGGGGGCGGCAAGGCCAGGCCCCACAGACCCGTGTCTGCATCGCGCGCCCTGCCCACCCCGTCATCGCTTCGCAATGACGACCCTCCCCCGAGGGGGAGGGAGAAAAATGCTAGTCCGGCCACGCCCGCATCAGCGC is a window encoding:
- a CDS encoding phage tail tape measure protein, encoding MTDEPLDTLPMRAAEAAVALEALREPAERAAASIEDAFARAGASLTQSLARAAADGEVSLSELARAVLGAAGSGVGGSTGLGEAIARAVSGAVSGAAGFGGARADGGGVRGGGAYLVGERGPEVFRPAGSGAIEPGGGGGVTVNVSVDGGAPALLRSEAQIAQMLARATALGARRL